AGTCCGCCGAACGGCGGCTCGCCCTTCTGTATGTGCTTGAGATCGGCCTTCCTTGTCAGCGGGATCTTGTGCAGGTCCGGGACTTCCTTCACGTCCTCGGGCCGGACGCCCGCCTCGTCCATCTTCCTTCGGGCCGCCGGCGCATGCTCGTAGGCGTACCGGACGGTCTCGCGGAGCAGTTTCCGGCGCGTCTCCGCCCGCCGCTCCGGAGACATCGTCTCCCGTTCCTCGTCGTAATATCCCATCAGGCGGTCGATCATATTTTCCTCGCGTGAGAGAGCAAAAAGAGCAAAAAGAGCAAAACGGGGACGTTCATGAGTTCTTCCACAGTTCAGGGACAGAGATGAAACATCATGTCTGTCCCGCTTTTGCGGAAGAACTCATGAACGTCCCCGTTTTGCGTTTTGTCGTTCTTCTCTCAGGACAGCCAGCGTTTGCGGCGCTTGTAATGCTTGATCTCCCGGTACGACTTGCGGGAGCCCACCTCGGTCATCCCGAGGTAAAACTCCTTTACGTCCTCGTTGTTCATCAGTTTGTCCGTTTCGCCGTCGAGCACGACCTTGCCGTTCTCCATGATATACCCGTAGCTGGAGATGGAGAGGGCCACCCGGGCGTTCTGCTCGACGAGGAGGATCGTCGTCGTTTCCTTCTCGTTGATGTCCTTGATGATCCCGAAAATCTCGCGGACCAGCAGGGGGGACAACCCCAGGGACGGCTCGTCGAGGAGCATGAGCTTGGGGCGCGCCATGAGCGCGCGCCCGATGGCCAGCATCTGCTGCTCGCCGCCGGAAAGGTATCCGGCGATCCCCTTCCTCCGCTCCTTGAGGCGCGGAAAGTAGGAATAGACCCGCTCGTA
This sequence is a window from Thermodesulfobacteriota bacterium. Protein-coding genes within it:
- a CDS encoding ABC transporter ATP-binding protein, whose translation is MLKVNNIEVIYSDVILVLKGLSLHVPPGKIVALLGANGAGKSTTLKAISGLLKSEEGEVTDGEILFCGEKINGKDAEEIVRRGIFQVIEGRRVFEDLTVEENLRCGAYTRQDKWLIKGDYERVYSYFPRLKERRKGIAGYLSGGEQQMLAIGRALMARPKLMLLDEPSLGLSPLLVREIFGIIKDINEKETTTILLVEQNARVALSISSYGYIMENGKVVLDGETDKLMNNEDVKEFYLGMTEVGSRKSYREIKHYKRRKRWLS